The proteins below come from a single Juglans regia cultivar Chandler chromosome 12, Walnut 2.0, whole genome shotgun sequence genomic window:
- the LOC108994820 gene encoding uncharacterized protein LOC108994820 codes for MDISLIVDTVNVATTQGLGFAKFLLRRHCVASYNNNHLSISAVIFAVDAIAPPTVRSNYSRTARRTLLRKKRRTRRKSSSGGDSKDGEDKGFFGDGGDGPFGGGGGRGWNFDGFGGHNWDGSSSDPAFNFVYEVIYWIVLSNCVHFAFKKIVRIVGNGIGDAEREKVPMRLTSVC; via the coding sequence ATGGACATCTCTCTCATCGTCGATACGGTAAATGTGGCCACCACGCAAGGCCTAGGGTTCGCCAAATTCCTTCTTCGTCGCCACTGCGTCGCTTCCTACAACAACAACCACCTGTCGATCTCCGCCGTGATTTTCGCGGTTGACGCTATAGCTCCCCCGACGGTCAGATCCAATTACTCTCGAACCGCTCGTCGGACACTCCTCCGGAAAAAGCGCCGCACGAGGCGGAAATCCTCCAGCGGCGGCGACTCCAAGGACGGCGAGGACAAGGGTTTTTTCGGCGACGGTGGCGATGGTCCATTCGGTGGAGGCGGTGGCAGGGGATGGAATTTTGACGGTTTTGGAGGGCATAATTGGGATGGATCGTCCTCCGATCCCGCTTTCAACTTCGTTTACGAGGTCATCTACTGGATTGTGTTATCGAATTGCGTGCACTTCGCTTTCAAGAAGATCGTTCGGATTGTGGGGAATGGGATTGGAGACGCTGAGAGAGAAAAGGTACCGATGAGGTTGACATCGGTCTGCTGA